A segment of the Anabrus simplex isolate iqAnaSimp1 chromosome 11, ASM4041472v1, whole genome shotgun sequence genome:
AACTACTTACACAATAATATTGTTGATGGGGATATGGATGAGTTTGACGAAAAAGCCAATGAAGCCCATGATGCAGAAACCAATTGCAGTGGCCACAGCAATCTTCTGAAATTCTGGAAGTTAAAAAAATCAAACCAATTTGTAACAGATTCAAGTTATGgtaaaactgaaaatgaacttTGGTAAGACTCCTTGCAGAATTAAAAAGCAAAGTTTACTTCCCACTTTATAACAACTACTGATCAGCAAAGTTTCACAAAGAGTATTTTTGCCACTAAATAGCAAAATGTTTTTCTATAAGTCACCAATATAATTTTGGTTTCTATACCATTGAAATATTTACTGCAGCCAAGGGCTACATAAAATACACCATTCATATATATATGGAAAGTGAGGGCAGAGATAATTAAGTCTTAAGACTTCTATAATTAAAAACTCCCATCACATCTATGGTCACATGTATACTCTTAGTTTGCTTGCCTTCTTTCCTGCAATATTACAGCATCAGTATAGaactcctggtggccatgatcaatGTCTCAGGTCTGTATggtctgataccatggttagcTGGCACAAGTCCCgtgtgtggaaaaaaaaaaaaaaaaaaaatcacctcagGGTAGATAGGCCTATACATGCCATAAGCCTAGGGTAAATTCCAAACCCCTCCAGTATTCATATGAAGTGTTctcccagaaatttttgtcagccaggtggcaggGACGAGTAGCCAGGAGGGAATACTATGTACTAATGAATATGATAATTTTTTTTATGTATTCCCTCAGGCATTAAGTGTAATATCAGACAGATAAACATTAACAGCAAAATTGAACTACAGGGTGTCTTAAAATAATGTACTAACACTGAATGACCACACAGTCGTGCTGACTTTTCTTTTCAGGTGTAACTAATGTAACAGCATATCAACTTGGCTCTGAAGAGATAACACTAAAATAGGGGGTACCTCACAATAATGCACGAACACTTAGGACTGTAAAGTCATTATTTGTGGACACAGAGACAAGTTTGCAGAAACATGTAATTACAGAATCATGTTCGCAAATGTTCAAATTGATGACCGTTATTGTCCAGACACAAAGCGggggtggaacaggtttttctctgggtactccagttttccctgtcataattagttccagcaacacactccaatatcatttcatctgtcattcattaatcattgccccagacgagtgcgacaggcttcggcagctggcacaattcctgtcctcgccactagatgcgggcttcattagTTCCATTtttgacccggtagaatgactggaaacaggctgtggattttcactgtacAGACAACGCTCATAACGTAAACCAATAGATTCGCAAACGTCACAAAACAATACATTTGGAATTTCGCTAGACCTCACGCCAATGGATACCCTCAAGGGCAGGGTTTATCGCACAAAACCAAGAACAATTGATTCATTGAAATTGGAAGACAATGTCACGAAATTCCAATTCCAATTGGAAATCTGCGAATCCATTGGTTTGCGTTATCAGCGTTGTCTGGACATTAACGGTCATCAATTTGAACATTTGCGAACATGATTCTGTAATTACATGTTGTCACAAACTTGTCTCCATGTCCACAAATAATGACTTTACAGTCCTAAGTGTTAGAGCATTATTTTGAGACACCCctgtattttagtgttattatcccGAACGCCATaccagaatattttgaacatttagtgttctactgctcgttcatattCCCACAGCACCAGGGCTTACCAGTCTGTTGCTGTGCAATGCCCTACGGCTTTGTGACGTCATGCAAAATAAGAGTGGTTGCTTGAGATTCCATGCCAATCTAGACACCGCTCGGGCACGACAcaacgtgatagtcaagctaaatatttaatctctgatgtaattgatgcaattatgctgacagtaatgaagatttatcatttaaatgatCAGTTTTACACTATTTAGACCTACAATTTAATTTTGAGCGCCCAACGACTCAAATACGTATCAACATCatgtaactagcacatatttaGGT
Coding sequences within it:
- the LOC136883378 gene encoding protein transport protein Sec61 subunit gamma is translated as MDQVTKFIEPGRQFAKDSIRLVKRCTKPDRKEFQKIAVATAIGFCIMGFIGFFVKLIHIPINNIIVGS